The region AACGTTTCTCGGTAAGGCGCGATCGCATATGCGTCACGCGGTGCAATAAATGCAAATGGTCGTAGGAAACCTTAAATGGGAAAATGATCGTTCTTACCCGGgcacttttctctctcttttttttctctttctacgACACTCGAGACGCGGAATCCCGCGTGTCGGACCGGACCCCGCGCCACTCCTCGGGCgtgatttaatttgaaattgcgCAACTAAcgtttttctctctatttgCCTCTCCAGAgtgtatgtacaatattaCGTAATGGTGGTAATCTTGACATCATTAGAGGATTTGCGCTTCTGCATTATTCGTGCGAAACACCGCTATAATTGGCATTGATTCATATATCGATTTATATTGTTGGAAAAATAATCTTGACGCACAAAATAAAGATACGCGAAAATTTGAGACGCAACAATAACTGGGCATCGTATAATCCCGAGATGCCCTACAAAGTTATTCCAATTTGTACGATCAATTTGGCGCGGGgtatttgctttaaaaaatatttgtgcagACACGTGCAGAGGAATGGGAATGAGTACGAAGCCATAAATCGATTTAACGACACGTGCTCACATATCGGTATATAAAGCTAAAGAAGAAAGGACTGAAAGGGAATCGAATACCTGGCGCGCACAGGCCCGTGCACGCTTATCCTCGTTATAGAGTTCATTGTTGTGCAACCAACAATGAACCATATGCAAATGCTGGCACAGGCGACACCTTTCCTTACCTCTGAGAGAGGGAAGCCTCCGCGGGAGATCCGAGTGTGCACGCGCGATCTCCTTTCTGTTTCCATGTGTAACGATGAGAGATACACGTGATCGATTGATCATCCGAAGCACGTCCCGATTAAAACGAGATAGGAGAAGATCTCGGCGACTTTGCTGTAACGCAAATATATCTTCGATCATAAAGTGCCTTCATCGACTTTAAGTTGAAAGTCTACGCTTTTAATCTGACGAGACTCgcgataaaaaatactttttgacGAATTTTCCATGTTTACTTCGCAAGAAGACGATTATAACgatttatgtccatttctaccaacaTAGATTGATTTTAATCTCGGTTCATTTGTAAATTCTTAGAAAAAGATGAgaattaaaccgagattaaagatAATTTGCATGGAAATAGACAATAGACGGATAACAAAgatcaatttctttaatttccaAGACTTTACCTATCGTACGTGGTCTCTGTCTATTTGCATTCTACttccatttttatataatggaCCTCTTCGTTATTCaccgtttattatttataatttataatttatcccGATATTGGCAtacctatattatataaactacaTTTTTAGAAACTCTCCATATAAAGTCCtccaaataataaagatacatCGTTGCGTTCGATCCGCTGATTAGATTAAATTGAGGACGGGATACACTCGACCCTCGCGCTCACCCGCAAAGATTAATTTTGGACGCAAAGGGTTACGGTCAGTATTAATTAAAGAGACATATACGTTGCatccttaattttttacaaggtCGTGCGGCAAATCCAAACCGGAACCGAAAGACCGCGTTATTAGAgggaagggaaaaaaatgatCCGCACGTGACGCACACGACCGGTCATATATCGATCGTGCGGTTTCGCAACTCACGGGGAGCGCTGGGCACTCTCGCGCGACAATTCCATGATTCACGCGTGATTATGCACGCGTAACGGTCGCGATAAATTCGCGTTATTATCGCGCACGCGGGCGTAGTTTTGCGTTCCCTCCTCCCCTCTCCACCCCCGAATAAATCGCACCGCGGCGAATCGGCGAGCGCGACAAGCGGATATCATACCCGTTTTTTGTCGTTCCGATGaacaaaagaacaaaaaaaaaaaagaacaaaaaaagggaaaaatacGCGTCGTTTCGCATCCCCGTCGGGGATTTCGAGCCGAGCCGGGAGAGGCCGAGAGAAACGAAATGGAATTCGAAGGCGACGAGGTGCCAACGCCCACATACTTGGAGTATCGTTCCGGCTATCGATCATAATGTGCCAATGACACTTACGCAAGAGCGTACTGTTCTCCCTTACGATTTCAATTTCAGATCGGCGTATATCCGTCACAGCCAGTCTCCTTCGTCGTTTTCGATTTGCGTCAGCGGAGTGATCGCCCCGCCGGATATCCTCTAATACGATCTTTCTTTCTTAGGCCGGTTCTACAATCAGTCGTATATGTTGCAGTCGGATTTCGGAACGCGACCGATGGTCCAAggagagaatttctttttcgaaaacgAATTTTCTTCATCGGACCATCATCCGACTCCGACAGACGACTAATTGTAGACCGGCCCTTAGcgattttctttgaaaatttcatttttgcgaggaatcgcaaaaaaattacgtgaaattaaggaatttgaatatgtacGGCATGTTACATACTTCACCGATAGAAATTGTCTCCGCTAAACGCCACTTAAGTGCTAAATTGACGATAGAACTACTGTAATATCGAGGTGATAGCGGTTGGCCTTGACGCTCGCGAGGGCGTAAACAAAAAGGTCCTGGTACGATGTAAGTTGGTGTAAcgcacatgtatatatgtatacatgtatacaccAGAacttaatatatagatataaaataaaattttgatccGGTTCCGAGAGGTGAGAAGTTATACGAATAAACTCGCCGAGTCCGAAGGCTCTATATATTGTCACGTTACTGTTACAATGACGAACGTATCAATGCCACTTTTGCAGTTGTGTTCtgatataatacattataaatctATTCTGATATATTATGAATTTtgatcttcattttttttctagattttttttccaaagaaTAAAGTTTTCTGTAAAGGGATtctagagaaaaaaaaacaaagattatagaatttaattttatagcaaaaaaatgtaaataaaaaatacttcgCCAAAGCCAGTCTCAAGACAATACACAAAAAAGATCGTATAcattagaattaattacaatGATAATAGAACGAGACACGTGGTCGACTTATTGTGACTGTTCGTGTAAGAGACCGGGCAGATTTTGCAATCAAAGCGCGTTTGAATGGAAGGAAgagattttaattcatttctcAATCAGTTATGCTATATTCCATAAggaaatttcaaattaacgCTATAGCGTTTGTACGCTTAGCAGCATGCTGTTATGTTCAACATATGCTGTTCTGTGAGAGTTCCATGAGCACATaaggtatatatgtatatatattggtaTTTTTAATGCCGGATATGATTATAGTACGCTAAATAGTACACAAACGTTATTTAGCCTTCTGAAACCTAAAACGATAAGCATACAATCGTTGATTGTTCTCACAGAGGATATTTCGTTTGGAAGTGCCATACAGGTGCCATATATACGTGCGGGCACGTACGCGCAATTTAAGGCGTAAGTGTTGGCGCCATACGTTACATTagacaacttttttttttttagaggaCCGATCGCCTCGCGAGTTATTGACAACAGCGAGCATCGTGTGACGAacacttttatttctgaagGAGCGCTTGTACAATATCGGAAAGCACCGACGACAGCGCAAACACTCATGGGGACTGAATGATCCAAAAGTGtcgtgtaaaaataacttaatacTGGTTACGTTAGCgaatacaaatttttcatgAGGAATAACacctatataatatataaatcaacaAGATGTGAAACGAGCAATTCTCTTACGCAAAGtctatcaatattatttgtttgcgTCGCGTgcactttatataaaagtccCGTATAGTCTTTGTATATTTGTCGCGCTTTAAATCTCGCAGAAAATTTAGGAAGCATACGCGACGCGAACAAACTCAAAActacaatataattatctcaaCGCAGGTTTAGTTCGATGAATTCTAATTCATATCACAGCTAAAATGTcgacttaattaaatttatcaacgGGTGTCAAAGTGCTAAAAGGTTCTGCTATTCTATCTAAGTTCgactattattaaatattgatatacacTGATATAGTTAATACCCAAGCAATCGTTAtccaatatttttgaaaaagtgTGATTATGTATCTCCGATAACGCGCGTTGCATCtctatatataagtataaacgaataaataatgtaaaagtaaGCACACATCACATTGTATATTGTAGCAATAGCATAACTCTGCAAGTGTTTACTCTAGAATGTAGAATACTTCTACAACATTCGGATAAGATATGTAGAACGACATGAAAAAAGGagcagttaaaaataatatcacctGGATAATTATTGCTTTGAATTATAAAGacagtatttttaatatccttgaaatattttgaaattgctttgaaatatatgaatttattgtCATAGGACATATACTTAAATTCATTATTGTATCTCCACGCAAGCTTCTCCGCGCTACGAACGAGTCGAAAGCATAATCGCatcatgtataataaaaattaacggaACATGTGCATTAAATGTTCGGAATACGCAAAAAACAGGCACTCTCTCATGATAATCAGATTCTTAACGATTTTAAGAATCATCGCTGTCGCTCTCTCGCTGTTCCCGTGATATTTCATCCACGCTTGGCGCGCCGTCCACGTTTCTATCGAGATTGTGGGAATTCCAGAGAGGAAGCCATTTATTCACGAACCACCAGTGTACGGAGAGCCTTCCATGATTGCACTCCGTTCTCTCGCATCTGCCGAGAAACTGACATATTCCGGTCAGACTACCGCTTTGGCTGCGGATGCAGGAATCGTCGCAGGTATGCTGATGTTCCACGTAGCGATTTACGGGACAGATAGGGGCGTTCGACGTGGAAGCGCCGGGGGCGAACACCGATCGCAAAACTGAAGACGAACTCGGCTCGTTGAATCTTGCATTAGATGTCGCGTTGCCGGACGACGTCGAAGGGCCCGGATCAGCACCGTTTCCACCGTTAGACGCATTCCCGTGGCCGGACATGGAAGGACGATCCATCCTACCGACGTGAATCATGGCATATAGAGGATTGTTAACGGACTGTCCGGCCCGATTAATCCAATCCAGGTATCGTCCGATGTAGATCGTGGAATTCGGATCGGACGGGGCTTTACTGCGGCAGGTGCAATTAGCTGGATTCCTACAGTGACAACCTTCCATTTTCAACAGTTCAGCGGCGCGAAGAGCGGGGAACTTGGCGTACGAGTATTCGCCGCGGCAAAAGGGGCACCTGCAGTTTCTTGAGACTTGGTACACGTAATGCCTGGAGTTAGCGGCATTGTCTTGATATCGTAATCTGTTATACAAATTGTGACAGTGGTGACACATGTATCTCGCGTCCACGTTTCTACAGTAGTGGCACGTGCAATTGTACACAATTGGATGAAGGGAGCGTTTCGTAGAAGCGTACGCGATATTCTCCGTGGAGAAGCAATTGCGACCTAATCTACTTAAAGAGCTTTGGTGGATGTTACTACTCAATCGAGAATAATCGATGTAGATGTGTCTTGGTTGATCGTATTGGCTCACATTTCTTGCACTTTCCACGTCGTTCAAAAAACTATGAGCAGGTACGTGATACTTGTAATAATGACAATGCGTTCTACTGCTACACGATATTCGCTCGCCTATTCGTTCGTACATATGATTATCTATGTTACCCTGATTGTTTTGCGCTAGCGATTCATTTCGTGGGACCTCCGCGCTTTCATCGTCGTCTTCATCATCGTCATTGTCCAAACGCTCGTAAATGTTTTCTTCCGATccttgctgctgctgctgttgttgttgctgtgGTTGCTGTTGTAGTCGACGATTGTAATTGCGTATTAAATCAATCGGATTTTGATAATTTGGATTCAGATTCGGATGTATCTGTAGCGTGCCGTTGTTGGGACGATTCTGAAAGACACGCGCGACATGACCCACGTTTTGATAGCCGTCCTCCCTTTCCTGATTATTTCTGCCTTGATTCATTATTACCGCGGCTAATTCGCCGTTCTCATATCTCTGACAAACGCAACGCGGGCCTTGACAATTATGGCTGGCGCCGCGATTTTGTATTTGCATACCGCTGGGCCCGGCTTCCCGCGAGGAGTCCGATATCTCGGCACCCAGGTCCGTGCTTTGTTCCGTCGCATGCCCAGCGGATTGTAGACCTCACATTGTCGCTGCGGGGGCCATTGGCTTATCGATGATCGCCACACCTGCGTAACTACGCCCAACGCCCATGCAAGTTGGTAGAGTAGTCCAGGTATCGGTCCTTGGAGAATACACCTCTACCGATGCCAAACTGGAGGAACCGTCGTCTCCACCCACCACGTACAAAAGTCCGTTCAACGCCACGACACCTGTTTGACATagtatttatgtttttttctgcACGATAAGAGATTAAcgtgaaaaaaaggagaaaatatatataaaaaagtagtcGCCTACCGGCATTACGACGACACAACGCCATGTCACTGACAGGAGTCCACTGATTCGTCTCCGGATTGAATGCTTCTACGCTTTTCCGTACCAGTGGACCATCGTGACCTCCTACCGCGTATAAAATACCATCCAGGACACCGACACCCGCACCACTACGACGCGCGGACATTTCAGGTACAGGTTTCCATTGATCCTTCTCCGGATTATAGCACTCGACACTGGAGAGACATTGCCGAGATTCTCCATCGTAGCCGCCAACCTAATCGCATTTCTCTACGTTAAACACGGGCGAGATCGTCTTCGAAGTAACGATACTTGATATAAACTTACGGCGTAGAGCAATCCTTTGACAACGCCGACTCCTACGCTACTACGGCGCGTTGACATTCGTGCTATAGGCCTCCATTCGCGAGTCCGTGGATCGTAAACTTCAGCCGAATTTAATCCCGTCGAACCATCGAAGCCACCGACctatatatacacgtaaaaTATCGGTTATTACAGAGAGAAAAGAACAGTATTTTCTAattgaaatgttttaaatttcagATACGCTAGAGAAAAAATTCACATCGATGAAGGACATAAAATGCAAAGAGGAGAATGTAACAACGTACAGCGTAAACGCAGTTGCCAAGCACGGCTACACCGAGCGTCGATCTCCTCGCTTCCATCTCCGGGCAGGGTGACCATTGATCCGCCGCGGCATCATAAATATCGACCGTTCGTACTCTCAGTGATCCATTAAATCCACCGACAGCATATACGCGTCCGGCGAGAACACAGAGACCTATAATTCAACGCATAGTCAGTGCATACTTTAcaggaagaaaagagaacgATTCTGCCAAGTCGCAAATTGATCAGCGCTATTTTACCGGCTCTGCAACGTCGCGTTGGTAGCTCAGAAACTTGATACCACTTTTCCTCTTTAAAGTCAAAGCACTCGACGCTCCTGATCGCCTTTGGTGCTTGGCCACCGACAACAAGTAATACTTTGGGTAGTCCTCTCGGTTGTCTCGGTTTGGTACGCGGCGTTTTGAACAGCGACTTTTGCTCACCCTTCAGTAAGTGATACTTCAAAGCTTCGATCAAGAAATCCTTGCCTGCGGAAATTAAGGAATATGcaatatatcttcttttagCGTATACATACGGCGTATACATCGTAATAGCAAACTTACATTGCAAATTCGCCTTGAGAAGCGGTTCCTCTTCCACACGTTGTACCAAATACTCTTGAGAGAGCAAAGGCAAGCGCACGTGCTCCATTAACAGAGCCAAATCGTTTTGTCTCTTTTCAAGATCGTGGTGTACCCATGAGATAACGCATTCGAATACTTTCTCCTCGGAAGGTACCATTAAGCGGTCGCTGCAGATAAGTTTAGCCACTTGTTCGGGTGCCAGAGTTAGGAATTCTTCCGCATCGACCACTTCCCTACAATCGatgttaaaaaatgcaattaatacaattaataccGCATAATACAATCTGACCGAATGGATCGGGACTCGAGATGTGCGACTTACGAAAAATGCTGCTCGATGTAACTGTCCGCGTGCGTCAACAACTCGAGGCATCCATGCAAATCGGCAAACGCCCTAATACCGAGACAATTAGACGGATGCAACTGAGCCTGTAGGAAATCGCAACAGGCATCTCGTACGTCCGTCAGTTGTAACAAATTTGCAGCAGGCAGGAGCACCTGCACGTTATCCTCGGTGACGTGAACCTCGGCGGAGTAAACGTAATCCACCAATAACTTTAACGCCGAATAATCCACGCCTTGCAACGTTATCCTTTGTTGATCGCGCTCCTCGAAACTCGTGAACATGGCATAAAAGTAAGGGCTGCACGCAGCGAGGACCATTTTGTGAGCCGGCACTTCCATGCCACCGTCCGCTACCAGAATGACGTCGCAGAGTAAGTTTTTCCTAAACAATAATAGCACGTTATTTAAATGATCTCATCTGGTAacgcaatatataataaacataaataacaatgcctaaagtatatatatttttcacagatGCGATACATCTAAACAAGGTTCAACAAAGCTAAACATCGAACGatacattaaaattgataaacaaAGGATATGTACTTTCTCATCTCATTGATGACGTCGAAGGCTCGATTCGTGTGATGGTGATTCCGGTATGGTGGCTTGTCCTTCCCGTTCTCACGAGGTATATGCTTCTGCGAGCTTTCATCCAGAGAATTTTGGCTGGCATAGCGTAGCAACAAACAGCTGTAACGACAAAAGACGCGCAGTTATAATTCCGATTTACAGAGCAGTTTCCATTGAGCTTCCCCGCCAAGCTTATTGTCGACTAGATTTAACGGAGCAAAGTGCAAAAGCAAAAAAGATGAGAGACTCTTCTTTTATCCCAGAAGAAATCCAACACAAATCCATCGCGGGACGAAAAAAGATAATGAGATACTCGCCTGCCCTTGGTGTCGGAACCGTCATTCATGTTATTGGGCGGCTGGCTCTGACTCCCGCTGATTCCCGCCGACTCCATTTCGACCGATTCTCAGCTGTTCGGGAAGGAACTCTGTGCGGCTCTTAGCCGTCGGGGGTCGGGGGGACGAATCCTCGTCACGGTGACCCGAGTGGAGCGTCGCGTCGAATTTCACGAGTCATATCATCGTCCGGCCACTCATCGCGACTCGCGGGGAAAAGGGGCGATGCTCGTCGACTCGCCGATCTCGACGCAGGAGACTTGGACGAGGCTCGGGATCGCTCCTCGTTTCCTCGTTCGATCCGGGACCGCAATGCAAGTGAAATCGCGGACACAAGCGGCGCGCGGGAGAAGCGAcggggagggagaggagatTCCT is a window of Temnothorax longispinosus isolate EJ_2023e chromosome 1, Tlon_JGU_v1, whole genome shotgun sequence DNA encoding:
- the LOC139812636 gene encoding uncharacterized protein, with the protein product MQIQNRGASHNCQGPRCVCQRYENGELAAVIMNQGRNNQEREDGYQNVGHVARVFQNRPNNGTLQIHPNLNPNYQNPIDLIRNYNRRLQQQPQQQQQQQQQGSEENIYERLDNDDDEDDDESAEVPRNESLAQNNQGNIDNHMYERIGERISCSSRTHCHYYKYHVPAHSFLNDVESARNVSQYDQPRHIYIDYSRLSSNIHQSSLSRLGRNCFSTENIAYASTKRSLHPIVYNCTCHYCRNVDARYMCHHCHNLYNRLRYQDNAANSRHYVYQVSRNCRCPFCRGEYSYAKFPALRAAELLKMEGCHCRNPANCTCRSKAPSDPNSTIYIGRYLDWINRAGQSVNNPLYAMIHVGRMDRPSMSGHGNASNGGNGADPGPSTSSGNATSNARFNEPSSSSVLRSVFAPGASTSNAPICPVNRYVEHQHTCDDSCIRSQSGSLTGICQFLGRCERTECNHGRLSVHWWFVNKWLPLWNSHNLDRNVDGAPSVDEISREQRESDSDDS
- the Kel gene encoding ring canal kelch homolog, giving the protein MESAGISGSQSQPPNNMNDGSDTKGSCLLLRYASQNSLDESSQKHIPRENGKDKPPYRNHHHTNRAFDVINEMRKKNLLCDVILVADGGMEVPAHKMVLAACSPYFYAMFTSFEERDQQRITLQGVDYSALKLLVDYVYSAEVHVTEDNVQVLLPAANLLQLTDVRDACCDFLQAQLHPSNCLGIRAFADLHGCLELLTHADSYIEQHFSEVVDAEEFLTLAPEQVAKLICSDRLMVPSEEKVFECVISWVHHDLEKRQNDLALLMEHVRLPLLSQEYLVQRVEEEPLLKANLQCKDFLIEALKYHLLKGEQKSLFKTPRTKPRQPRGLPKVLLVVGGQAPKAIRSVECFDFKEEKWYQVSELPTRRCRAGLCVLAGRVYAVGGFNGSLRVRTVDIYDAAADQWSPCPEMEARRSTLGVAVLGNCVYAVGGFDGSTGLNSAEVYDPRTREWRPIARMSTRRSSVGVGVVKGLLYAVGGYDGESRQCLSSVECYNPEKDQWKPVPEMSARRSGAGVGVLDGILYAVGGHDGPLVRKSVEAFNPETNQWTPVSDMALCRRNAGVVALNGLLYVVGGDDGSSSLASVEVYSPRTDTWTTLPTCMGVGRSYAGVAIIDKPMAPAATM